The following coding sequences lie in one Desulfuribacillus stibiiarsenatis genomic window:
- the miaB gene encoding tRNA (N6-isopentenyl adenosine(37)-C2)-methylthiotransferase MiaB → MNPKTYMFRTFGCQMNEHDTEIMEGILNELGYSPTVEEQQADLIIFNTCSVRENADNKVFGEIGRMKHLKRQNPNMLLALCGCMAQQQPVVDKILRSYSQVDMVFGTHNIHKLPDIIEQAILSKETVVDVWQTEGEVVENLPRVRRDGLKAWVTIMYGCNNFCTYCIVPHTRGRERSRSAENILKELQDLKDLGYKEVMLLGQNVNSYGNDLEEGIDFPELLEKIDAIGIPRIRFMTSHPKDFNEKLTNVIKNGKHLCEHIHLPFQAGSDEVLKRMNRKHTRDWYLEKIDMIKKIIPNVSLSTDIIVGFPDETEEQFDKTLDIVKQVEFDLAYTFIYSPREGTPAANLIDSINQTDKKRRLQALIETQNEISKKKNLAYLDTIVEVLVEGYSKTNAEKLTGRTRTNKVVNFSGDDKLIGEFVNVKIEHAKTWSLEGVLVDV, encoded by the coding sequence ATGAATGAACACGATACGGAAATTATGGAAGGTATTTTAAACGAATTAGGATATTCGCCTACAGTTGAAGAGCAGCAAGCAGACTTAATCATTTTCAACACATGTTCTGTTCGAGAGAATGCGGATAATAAAGTTTTCGGTGAAATTGGACGCATGAAGCATCTTAAGCGTCAGAATCCTAACATGTTGTTAGCACTATGTGGCTGTATGGCACAACAACAACCTGTAGTAGACAAAATTTTAAGATCATATTCTCAAGTAGATATGGTATTTGGCACTCACAATATACATAAGTTACCAGATATAATTGAACAAGCAATACTTTCAAAGGAAACCGTCGTCGATGTATGGCAGACTGAGGGAGAAGTAGTGGAAAATCTTCCGCGTGTTCGAAGGGACGGATTAAAAGCATGGGTAACGATTATGTACGGATGCAATAATTTTTGCACATATTGTATCGTTCCACATACTCGAGGCAGAGAGCGAAGTCGGTCAGCTGAGAATATCCTAAAGGAATTACAAGATTTAAAAGATCTAGGTTATAAAGAAGTTATGCTTTTAGGACAAAATGTAAATTCCTATGGCAATGATTTAGAAGAGGGTATTGATTTTCCTGAGTTACTAGAGAAAATTGATGCTATAGGAATTCCACGGATACGTTTTATGACGAGCCACCCTAAGGATTTCAACGAAAAGTTAACGAATGTCATTAAAAATGGAAAACATTTATGTGAGCATATACATTTACCGTTTCAAGCAGGTAGCGATGAAGTCTTGAAGCGAATGAATAGGAAGCATACTAGGGATTGGTATTTAGAGAAAATTGACATGATCAAGAAAATCATTCCAAATGTATCGCTCAGTACAGATATTATCGTTGGATTTCCAGATGAGACAGAGGAGCAGTTTGATAAAACACTCGATATTGTGAAACAGGTAGAATTTGATTTAGCATACACTTTCATATACTCACCTCGAGAGGGAACTCCAGCAGCTAACTTAATCGACTCAATTAATCAAACGGATAAGAAAAGAAGGCTTCAGGCTTTAATTGAAACGCAAAATGAGATTAGCAAAAAGAAAAATTTGGCTTATCTTGATACGATAGTAGAGGTCCTAGTTGAGGGGTATAGCAAAACAAATGCTGAAAAACTAACAGGTAGAACTAGAACAAATAAGGTTGTTAATTTCTCAGGAGACGATAAATTAATTGGTGAATTTGTAAATGTTAAAATCGAGCATGCAAAGACTTGGAGTTTAGAAGGGGTGCTAGTCGATGTCTAA
- a CDS encoding YlbF family regulator, producing MSNDSIETVAILDEVEQLAKKLSNVEFIQRYKRVEELVNQHDTIQKLLKDLKNAQYASIDSVQKQSVIDHLYKQLMDNPLFSEYMELQEQVENFLKDTIYIFTKTISPNISINEKSSGGCGGGCGGCH from the coding sequence ATGTCTAATGATTCAATTGAAACAGTGGCAATATTAGATGAAGTAGAACAATTAGCAAAAAAACTTTCCAACGTAGAGTTTATTCAAAGATATAAAAGGGTGGAAGAGCTCGTAAATCAACATGATACGATTCAAAAATTACTAAAAGATTTAAAAAATGCACAATATGCATCAATTGATAGTGTGCAAAAACAAAGCGTAATTGATCATCTATATAAACAGTTAATGGACAACCCTTTATTCTCAGAATACATGGAATTACAAGAACAAGTAGAAAATTTTCTCAAAGATACGATTTATATATTTACAAAAACGATTTCACCTAATATCTCAATTAATGAAAAAAGTTCAGGTGGCTGTGGGGGCGGCTGTGGCGGCTGTCACTAA
- the cotE gene encoding outer spore coat protein CotE — translation MVYVDNQVNTREIFTKAVCAKGRKYSQALHIVKPVNVPTSILGAWVINHTCISEKVGDIVEVAGSYDLNIWYSYDNNTKTTVAKELVTYVEEIPLQKIDTNYTGNQMEVITLVKQQPNCLEAKIDLDGASIRIKVEKEFFVELVGETKISVLVLEPEDKEIDEQEAYDEEYDQDETEILIDDEE, via the coding sequence ATGGTTTATGTAGATAACCAAGTCAATACTCGCGAAATCTTCACTAAAGCGGTATGTGCAAAAGGTCGTAAGTATTCGCAAGCTCTCCATATAGTGAAACCAGTGAACGTTCCAACAAGTATTTTAGGAGCTTGGGTTATTAATCACACATGTATCTCAGAAAAGGTTGGAGACATTGTCGAGGTTGCTGGAAGTTATGATTTAAACATTTGGTATTCTTATGATAATAATACCAAAACAACAGTAGCAAAAGAGTTAGTGACTTATGTAGAAGAAATTCCTCTACAAAAAATTGACACAAACTATACTGGGAATCAAATGGAAGTCATTACCCTAGTAAAGCAGCAACCAAATTGTTTAGAAGCAAAAATTGATCTAGATGGAGCAAGTATTCGAATTAAAGTGGAAAAAGAGTTCTTCGTAGAATTAGTAGGAGAAACGAAAATTTCGGTATTAGTTCTTGAACCAGAGGATAAAGAGATTGACGAACAAGAAGCATATGATGAGGAATACGATCAAGACGAAACAGAAATTCTCATTGATGACGAAGAATAA
- a CDS encoding YheC/YheD family protein gives MNIYKIPISVMEDKELCIILPTTWQQLVSDQDKQIIEVSFGMIDLQVPIRFHVGNQLILSKLLAQAIGFPYSTTILHVLINKKVIRIGPLFGIYAKEEHTGNFGQQNKLLIDFMRRCAKNGLAGMVFSPGNIDFKEKKAYAAYYCFEKDTWNYVRMPLPDIIMDRGIYGNSNQWRVAHQDRIKLRQIKQITHFNAGFADKYVTHKILLDNAIINQYLPETYLLKSQSTLLEMLDRHKEVYIKPVNGTMGQGIIKVTSKNNTYLVQTNTNRYTFQGLKKFKAFISRSILTSISQNQLLIQQGIDLTKSNQRIIDFRVLLQKRPNLRWGVTAIVARIGQQQTITSNISKGANVKNGELVLKEIAKKTKQDPEHLIQHIKDVALLTAFTLETKNGDYGELGIDIGVDRNGKPWIIEVNPRPGRKALKMLDVALRDKSIENPVIYSLELWLHRIRRDYSE, from the coding sequence ATGAACATATATAAGATACCGATTTCTGTTATGGAAGATAAAGAGCTATGTATAATATTACCTACTACATGGCAACAGCTCGTTTCTGATCAAGATAAACAAATCATCGAAGTAAGTTTTGGGATGATTGATTTACAAGTACCGATTCGTTTCCACGTAGGCAACCAATTGATTTTATCAAAATTGCTTGCACAAGCCATTGGATTTCCATATTCAACGACAATTTTACATGTCTTGATAAACAAGAAAGTTATTCGAATAGGACCTTTGTTTGGAATCTATGCGAAAGAAGAACATACAGGAAACTTTGGACAACAAAATAAGCTATTAATCGATTTTATGAGACGCTGTGCCAAGAACGGATTAGCAGGTATGGTATTCTCTCCTGGAAACATCGATTTTAAAGAAAAGAAAGCCTATGCTGCATACTACTGTTTTGAAAAAGATACTTGGAATTATGTACGTATGCCGTTGCCGGATATAATAATGGATCGTGGTATTTACGGAAACTCCAATCAATGGAGAGTTGCGCATCAGGATCGTATTAAATTGAGACAAATCAAACAAATAACACATTTTAATGCAGGGTTCGCAGACAAATATGTCACTCATAAAATTTTATTAGATAATGCAATCATCAATCAATATCTACCTGAAACATATTTGTTAAAATCACAATCCACCTTACTTGAGATGCTTGACCGTCACAAAGAGGTCTATATTAAACCTGTGAATGGAACAATGGGCCAAGGAATAATTAAGGTTACTTCCAAAAACAATACGTATCTAGTTCAGACCAACACCAATCGATATACATTCCAAGGATTAAAGAAGTTCAAAGCGTTTATTAGTCGCTCTATATTGACTTCTATTTCACAAAACCAGCTATTAATTCAACAAGGTATAGATCTTACAAAATCTAACCAGAGAATTATAGATTTCCGTGTGTTATTGCAAAAGCGACCAAATTTACGCTGGGGAGTAACGGCGATTGTAGCTAGAATCGGTCAACAACAAACAATTACGAGCAATATCTCAAAGGGCGCTAACGTTAAGAACGGAGAATTGGTATTAAAAGAAATTGCAAAGAAAACAAAGCAAGATCCAGAACATTTAATTCAACATATTAAAGATGTAGCTCTCTTAACTGCCTTTACATTAGAGACTAAAAATGGGGATTATGGTGAATTAGGCATCGATATAGGTGTCGACCGTAATGGTAAACCATGGATTATTGAAGTGAACCCTAGACCAGGGCGGAAGGCATTAAAAATGCTAGACGTGGCATTGCGAGATAAATCAATAGAAAACCCTGTTATATACAGTTTAGAACTTTGGCTTCATCGCATCCGGAGGGATTATAGTGAGTAA
- a CDS encoding YheC/YheD family protein: MSKSKIFVIQINHKLKNEVKITASKIQDIHSYSRDMNLEFGSQTVRIPTVYLHYVKNIQYDFMEISPDIARELHLPKDNMTILAKYDSSKRLIKFGPLIGIFIKPGKKKGSISIVQKAVLSQYFKHAKDLHYCAYAFSADDIDWKRKLIHGYFTNDRNVIVKGYFPFPDVMYDQNCSRTYERKQKVVTTLQKLYSHIPNYFNPGYLNKWEIYEYLSAHEIAKRFNPYTKLVRSISMIPNEAQRLGVSYIKPVNGSLGEGIVTVTYHNGVYHYKYQGRTIVEGKCTNHKKLEEVLSNIIGKRKYIIQKGLPLINYQQRPVDIRVLMQKNERGKWIRTKIFARVSKPGSITSNLSRGGEAKTIDDVLTNNFSTDQIANIKKQLRSISRLIAKAIEESSEKHYGELGLDLGITDNGQIWLIEINSKPWKTIETKTGTQELVEKSFRRPMEYAGFLANFIGKNEV, encoded by the coding sequence GTGAGTAAAAGCAAGATTTTTGTCATTCAAATTAATCATAAACTAAAAAACGAAGTTAAAATTACTGCCAGTAAAATTCAAGATATTCACAGTTATAGCAGGGACATGAACCTAGAATTCGGGAGTCAGACAGTACGTATCCCAACGGTTTACCTTCATTATGTAAAAAACATTCAATATGATTTCATGGAAATATCTCCAGATATCGCCAGAGAACTACATCTTCCAAAAGATAATATGACAATATTAGCTAAGTATGACTCTAGTAAACGGCTCATAAAATTCGGACCATTAATAGGTATTTTTATAAAACCAGGTAAGAAAAAAGGAAGTATATCAATAGTTCAAAAAGCTGTTCTATCCCAATATTTTAAACATGCAAAAGATCTACATTACTGCGCATATGCTTTTTCTGCGGATGATATAGATTGGAAGAGGAAGCTCATTCATGGATATTTTACAAATGATAGAAATGTAATTGTAAAAGGATATTTTCCGTTTCCTGATGTTATGTATGATCAAAACTGCTCTAGAACTTATGAAAGAAAACAGAAAGTAGTGACAACTCTACAAAAACTCTATAGTCATATTCCAAATTATTTTAATCCTGGATACTTAAATAAATGGGAAATATACGAATACTTATCTGCTCACGAGATTGCGAAAAGATTTAATCCATATACAAAACTAGTGAGAAGCATTTCTATGATACCAAATGAGGCACAACGATTAGGGGTATCATACATTAAACCGGTAAATGGGAGCTTAGGGGAAGGCATTGTAACAGTAACTTATCATAATGGAGTGTATCATTATAAATATCAAGGTAGAACAATTGTCGAAGGTAAATGTACGAATCATAAAAAACTCGAAGAAGTTCTGAGTAATATCATAGGCAAACGAAAGTACATTATCCAGAAAGGCCTACCATTAATTAACTATCAGCAGCGTCCAGTCGATATCCGAGTACTCATGCAAAAAAATGAACGAGGTAAATGGATTCGAACAAAAATTTTCGCACGCGTATCTAAACCAGGCTCAATTACATCGAATTTAAGTCGTGGCGGAGAAGCAAAAACCATAGATGATGTCTTAACTAATAATTTTTCTACAGATCAAATTGCAAATATAAAAAAACAGCTAAGAAGTATTTCGCGATTGATTGCAAAGGCTATAGAAGAGTCATCTGAGAAGCATTATGGGGAACTTGGATTAGATTTAGGAATTACGGATAACGGCCAAATATGGTTAATTGAAATAAATTCAAAACCATGGAAAACGATTGAGACGAAAACAGGCACTCAAGAATTAGTAGAAAAATCTTTTAGAAGGCCTATGGAATACGCTGGATTTCTAGCAAATTTTATAGGAAAAAATGAGGTGTAG
- a CDS encoding YheC/YheD family protein — MLCTIQIKQNELSIKFHAVTEIIHHKMLRIQWGNEKLGVLSSKKYKENIVSKIRLLKTSPLSIPTTIIKYQKIGDTIFLAPVISILLDPCCVKGKTVKSKKGKMEVLNQLAYNLLTQGFLISAVQPDDILVKEDQYIAGHILTKDPRRMKTNWQKAVFPFPKVVYNQISARNWEAFKVSQNAKEILNCRLGKRFFNSCFLNKFTSYDILQNNPNATPFLLDTRKYSLKTLKEMLNLYDSLYIKPVRNSLGVGILRLKKMNDRKFSLQAKKDNGFVSYTLKSKSDIMKFFQVHRHKGYLIQQGIELLQYNNRIFDIRALAQKNSKGNWQLTGAGARVAAPNAFMTHVPNGGEIFNLTHIFTQTIGKQEVITKLQKQLDEIAVVIPETLERELGLHFGEISMDIGISREYRMYLIEINAKPMRFDEPEIQKKSVENLTHYISYLSSWDEMPDM, encoded by the coding sequence ATGTTATGCACTATTCAAATCAAACAAAATGAGCTATCAATCAAATTTCATGCTGTAACCGAAATAATACATCACAAAATGCTTAGGATTCAATGGGGTAATGAGAAATTAGGCGTATTATCCAGCAAAAAATATAAGGAAAATATAGTGAGTAAAATTAGGTTATTAAAAACATCACCATTATCGATTCCCACTACTATAATAAAGTATCAAAAGATTGGTGATACGATTTTTTTGGCACCAGTTATTAGTATCTTATTAGATCCATGCTGTGTGAAAGGGAAAACTGTTAAAAGTAAGAAAGGTAAAATGGAAGTCCTTAATCAACTTGCATACAACCTTCTGACTCAAGGGTTTTTAATCTCGGCCGTTCAACCCGATGATATTCTTGTCAAAGAAGATCAATATATTGCTGGACATATTTTGACCAAAGACCCTAGACGGATGAAAACAAATTGGCAAAAGGCAGTATTCCCATTTCCTAAGGTTGTCTATAATCAAATTTCTGCAAGAAATTGGGAAGCATTTAAAGTGTCGCAAAACGCAAAAGAAATTTTAAATTGCCGTTTAGGAAAGAGATTTTTCAATTCGTGTTTTCTTAATAAATTCACATCCTACGATATTCTTCAAAATAATCCCAATGCAACCCCATTTTTATTAGACACCAGAAAATATTCTTTAAAGACCCTAAAGGAAATGTTAAATCTATATGATTCACTTTATATAAAACCTGTTAGGAATTCTTTAGGAGTTGGAATCCTACGTCTTAAAAAAATGAACGACCGAAAATTTTCTCTACAAGCAAAAAAGGATAATGGATTTGTCAGTTATACTTTGAAAAGCAAATCAGACATTATGAAATTTTTTCAGGTGCATCGGCATAAGGGCTATTTAATACAACAAGGTATAGAGTTGCTTCAATATAACAATCGTATTTTTGATATTCGTGCTCTTGCACAAAAAAATTCCAAGGGTAACTGGCAATTGACAGGAGCAGGAGCTAGGGTTGCGGCTCCGAATGCATTTATGACGCATGTTCCGAACGGGGGCGAAATTTTCAATCTAACTCATATTTTCACGCAAACTATCGGAAAACAAGAAGTTATTACTAAGCTTCAAAAACAGCTGGATGAAATAGCTGTTGTTATTCCAGAGACATTAGAAAGAGAACTTGGTCTTCATTTCGGTGAAATATCTATGGATATAGGGATTAGTAGAGAATATAGAATGTACTTAATTGAAATCAATGCAAAACCAATGCGTTTTGATGAACCTGAAATTCAGAAAAAGTCAGTAGAAAATTTAACACACTACATTTCATATCTTAGCAGCTGGGATGAAATGCCCGATATGTAA
- a CDS encoding putative amidoligase domain-containing protein: MECKIVHSNQSFVKQLSKEINENIASQHVHNNKQYLIQWGKSEHNTNNPYLYTLNPTVGIENTNNRLRMFRILQLNNIDIPEIVKTGARPNGLSKYQINNIKTIRNYRIFVFQFQTLIIYRSNDNLVWLSANTQQPLTKYYQVLEDANRETKKVARLAEKAVFSLGLDFGEVWIGIDSDKKRVVLNVDSAPILNLKRKKLYYEAIVQFIVNYTNDLNGTLPVIGADAEFMLRRKGKMVLASKYFPKNGKIGCDARTINRDQKKRPLAEIRPDPSTKPDIVLDNIYEIFNDAIRKVNVSSIEWVAGSMPFKGYTVGGHIHFSDVKLNTPMVRALDNYLAIPFSLIEDAEIAKKRRKKYGTLGDVRTQFHGGFEYRTLSSWILCPKITKAALHLSYFIVQNYTQLRKDLFLTYNNQQKFYATDRNLLKKYFIQTWEELEKIPGFINIYKNIKILRDMIDKDEIWNELGDFKNNWTSKEVMATNREARSS, translated from the coding sequence GTGGAATGTAAAATTGTTCATAGTAACCAATCCTTTGTAAAACAATTATCAAAGGAAATCAATGAAAACATTGCATCACAACATGTGCATAATAATAAACAATACCTCATACAATGGGGAAAAAGTGAACATAACACTAACAATCCTTATTTATATACATTAAATCCTACAGTCGGAATCGAAAATACGAATAATCGCCTGCGAATGTTTAGAATATTGCAACTTAACAACATTGATATACCAGAAATTGTTAAAACAGGAGCCAGGCCCAATGGATTATCTAAATATCAAATTAACAATATTAAAACAATTAGAAACTACCGAATATTCGTTTTCCAATTTCAGACACTAATTATCTATCGTTCCAATGATAATTTAGTATGGTTATCAGCAAATACACAGCAGCCACTAACTAAATATTACCAAGTGCTAGAAGATGCCAATAGAGAAACTAAAAAAGTTGCCCGTTTGGCTGAAAAAGCAGTTTTTTCCTTAGGTTTAGATTTTGGTGAAGTATGGATCGGTATAGATTCCGATAAAAAAAGAGTGGTTCTAAATGTCGATAGTGCACCTATTCTAAATCTAAAAAGAAAAAAACTGTATTACGAAGCGATTGTTCAATTTATAGTTAATTATACTAACGATCTTAACGGAACATTACCTGTGATAGGTGCAGATGCTGAATTTATGTTAAGAAGAAAAGGCAAGATGGTACTTGCTTCTAAATATTTTCCGAAAAACGGCAAAATAGGTTGTGATGCGAGGACAATTAATAGAGATCAAAAGAAAAGACCATTAGCTGAAATTAGGCCAGATCCTAGTACAAAACCAGATATTGTACTAGATAATATATATGAAATTTTTAATGATGCAATAAGAAAAGTAAATGTATCTAGTATCGAGTGGGTAGCAGGAAGTATGCCCTTTAAAGGATACACTGTAGGAGGGCACATTCACTTTAGTGATGTTAAATTAAACACTCCAATGGTTCGCGCATTAGATAATTATCTAGCCATTCCTTTTTCTTTAATAGAAGATGCGGAGATCGCTAAAAAGAGAAGAAAGAAATATGGGACCCTTGGTGATGTACGCACACAGTTCCATGGTGGTTTTGAATATCGAACATTGAGTAGCTGGATCCTTTGTCCTAAAATAACAAAGGCAGCCCTACATCTGAGCTATTTCATAGTTCAGAACTACACACAGTTAAGAAAAGATCTGTTCTTAACCTATAACAATCAACAGAAATTCTACGCTACTGATAGAAATCTATTAAAAAAGTACTTCATCCAAACTTGGGAGGAACTAGAGAAAATCCCTGGGTTCATAAATATTTATAAGAATATTAAAATTCTCCGAGATATGATTGATAAAGATGAGATTTGGAATGAGCTTGGTGACTTTAAAAATAATTGGACGTCTAAAGAAGTTATGGCAACCAATAGAGAAGCAAGAAGCAGCTGA
- the mutS gene encoding DNA mismatch repair protein MutS: MVKYTPMIEQYLHIKNQYQDCILFFRLGDFYEMFFEDAKITSQILNIALTGRDAGQADRIPMCGIPYHALDNYLSKLVEKGLKVAICEQLENPTEAKGVVKRDVVRIITPGTVMEEKMLQDKNNHFISCMIQHQDSYGLAAADITTGDLFVCSLDNSTLKRVMDEMMSFAPKEVIIIEENKEWEKLLEDTSIYTTQLYKNTNKCFQPLQTFIQHFQERINIHLFHEVEKLAVGWLLEYIYLTQKRDCQHFNQIQRYIPNDKMLLDGNAKRNLELIETIRTKEKKGSLLWILDKTHTSIGGRMLRSWVENPLQSLSHIESRLDAVEELSNNYCLLSEIKDQLKNVYDIERIMGKLAYGNANARDLAALSKSLLIVPMVKNTIYHCEAKLLKDMNEKLIDISALTDILEKALTEEPPISVKDGGMIREGYYELLDQYKNTSKIGKDWILNLEKEERDKTNIKSLKVGYNKVFGYYIEVTKSNITSVPDYYERKQTLANAERYITPELKEQEDLILKAEERLIDLEYQIFTELRLLAIEYLPQIQTIAKAIATIDVLQSLAFVRLENQYIKPSFNTDGLLEITQGRHPVVEKVLKNEQYVANDVLLNSADHQIQLITGPNMAGKSTYMRQVALIVIMAQIGSFVPAESANLSIVDRIFTRIGASDDLASGQSTFMVEMVEAKDAINEATNRSLILLDEIGRGTSTYDGMALAHSLIEYIHNHIHAKTLFSTHYHELTSLENSLVKLKNYHASCMEKDNKVIFLRRIIRGKADKSYGIHVAEIAGMPKGVIDRAKYLLQDYESNDVKHEAEIKPTEERTSSMQLSFLDSHTNLYLDIIETLQKADIHRMTPLDALNLLHGLQTKIKN, encoded by the coding sequence ATGGTTAAATATACTCCTATGATTGAACAATATTTACATATTAAAAACCAATATCAAGATTGTATTTTGTTTTTTCGTCTTGGTGACTTTTATGAGATGTTTTTTGAAGATGCTAAGATTACCTCACAAATTTTAAATATAGCATTAACTGGTAGGGATGCTGGACAAGCAGATAGAATTCCGATGTGCGGTATACCATATCACGCATTAGATAATTATTTATCTAAACTAGTAGAAAAGGGTCTTAAAGTTGCCATTTGCGAGCAATTAGAAAACCCAACGGAAGCTAAAGGTGTAGTAAAAAGAGATGTTGTCCGTATCATTACCCCTGGCACTGTAATGGAAGAAAAGATGCTACAGGATAAAAACAACCACTTTATTAGTTGTATGATTCAACATCAGGATTCTTATGGATTAGCAGCTGCAGATATTACCACGGGTGATCTGTTTGTCTGCTCACTGGATAATAGCACTCTTAAAAGGGTAATGGATGAAATGATGTCATTTGCACCAAAAGAAGTGATTATCATTGAAGAGAACAAAGAATGGGAGAAACTATTAGAAGATACAAGTATTTATACAACACAATTATATAAAAATACTAATAAATGTTTTCAACCGTTGCAAACATTTATTCAGCATTTCCAAGAACGGATTAATATACATTTATTTCACGAGGTAGAGAAATTGGCAGTTGGGTGGTTATTAGAATATATCTATCTAACACAAAAAAGAGATTGCCAACATTTCAATCAAATACAAAGATATATACCTAACGATAAAATGTTGTTAGATGGTAATGCGAAACGAAACTTAGAATTAATTGAAACAATTCGCACGAAAGAAAAGAAAGGATCTCTCCTATGGATACTAGATAAAACCCATACATCAATAGGAGGGAGAATGTTACGATCCTGGGTTGAAAATCCTTTACAGTCTCTATCTCATATAGAGAGCCGTTTGGATGCAGTCGAAGAGCTAAGTAATAACTATTGTTTGTTATCAGAGATTAAAGATCAACTGAAAAATGTATATGATATCGAAAGAATTATGGGAAAATTAGCTTACGGGAATGCCAATGCCCGGGATTTAGCAGCATTAAGCAAATCATTATTAATTGTACCCATGGTAAAAAATACAATATATCATTGTGAAGCTAAATTACTAAAAGATATGAATGAAAAACTTATTGATATAAGTGCTTTAACAGACATCCTTGAAAAAGCATTAACAGAAGAACCACCTATTTCTGTTAAAGATGGTGGGATGATTCGTGAAGGTTATTACGAACTCTTAGATCAATATAAAAATACAAGTAAAATCGGTAAGGATTGGATATTGAATTTAGAAAAAGAAGAACGGGATAAAACTAATATTAAATCTTTAAAGGTAGGGTATAACAAGGTTTTTGGCTATTATATTGAAGTGACAAAATCCAATATTACTTCTGTGCCTGACTATTATGAAAGAAAACAAACATTAGCCAATGCCGAAAGGTATATAACTCCAGAATTAAAAGAGCAGGAAGATTTAATTCTAAAAGCGGAAGAACGATTGATTGATTTAGAATATCAAATTTTTACCGAATTACGATTATTAGCTATAGAGTATTTACCACAAATTCAGACAATTGCTAAGGCTATAGCTACCATTGATGTTCTACAATCTTTAGCATTTGTTCGATTAGAAAATCAATATATAAAGCCGTCATTTAACACGGATGGGTTATTAGAAATCACTCAAGGAAGACATCCTGTAGTTGAAAAAGTGTTAAAAAACGAACAATATGTTGCGAACGATGTATTATTAAACTCTGCAGATCATCAGATACAATTGATTACGGGACCGAATATGGCAGGTAAATCCACATATATGAGGCAGGTAGCATTAATTGTAATTATGGCTCAAATAGGTTCCTTCGTTCCTGCTGAGAGTGCTAATTTATCAATAGTTGATAGAATCTTTACTAGGATTGGTGCTAGTGATGATTTAGCTAGTGGTCAGAGTACTTTTATGGTAGAAATGGTGGAAGCTAAAGATGCTATCAATGAAGCGACAAATCGCAGTTTAATTTTATTAGACGAAATTGGTCGGGGTACTTCGACATATGACGGTATGGCTTTAGCACACTCACTAATAGAATATATTCATAATCATATCCACGCTAAGACGTTATTTTCGACGCATTATCATGAGCTCACATCTTTAGAGAATAGTCTCGTAAAACTAAAAAATTACCATGCGAGTTGTATGGAAAAAGACAACAAAGTAATATTCTTGAGAAGAATTATACGAGGGAAAGCAGATAAAAGCTATGGGATTCATGTTGCAGAAATCGCTGGTATGCCTAAGGGTGTTATTGATCGAGCGAAATATCTTCTTCAGGATTATGAAAGTAATGACGTAAAGCATGAGGCAGAAATTAAACCAACAGAAGAGCGTACATCATCTATGCAATTATCATTTTTAGATTCTCATACAAATCTATATCTAGATATTATTGAAACATTACAAAAAGCGGATATTCATCGAATGACACCATTAGACGCTCTGAACCTATTACATGGTTTACAAACTAAGATTAAGAATTAG